From a region of the Odocoileus virginianus isolate 20LAN1187 ecotype Illinois chromosome 19, Ovbor_1.2, whole genome shotgun sequence genome:
- the POU3F2 gene encoding POU domain, class 3, transcription factor 2 — translation MATAASNHYSLLTSSASIVHTEPPGGMQQGAGGYREAQSLVQGDYGALQSNGHPLSHAHQWITALSHGGGGGGGGGGGGGGGGGGGGGDGSPWSTSPLGQPDIKPSVVVQQGGRGDELHGPGALQQQQQQQQQQQQQQQQQQRPPHLVHHAANHHPGPGAWRSAAAAAHLPPSMGASNGGLLYSQPSFTVNGMLGAGGQPAGLHHHGLRDAHDEPHHADHHPHPHSHAHQQPPPPPPPQGPPGHPGAHHDPHSDEDTPTSDDLEQFAKQFKQRRIKLGFTQADVGLALGTLYGNVFSQTTICRFEALQLSFKNMCKLKPLLNKWLEEADSSSGSPTSIDKIAAQGRKRKKRTSIEVSVKGALESHFLKCPKPSAQEITSLADSLQLEKEVVRVWFCNRRQKEKRMTPPGGTLPGAEDVYGGSRDTPPHHGVQTPVQ, via the coding sequence ATGGCGACCGCAGCGTCTAACCACTACAGCCTGCTCACCTCCAGCGCCTCCATCGTGCACACCGAGCCGCCGGGCGGCATGCAGCAGGGCGCGGGGGGCTACCGCGAGGCGCAGAGCCTGGTGCAGGGCGACTACGGCGCGCTGCAGAGCAACGGGCACCCGCTCAGCCACGCTCACCAGTGGATCACCGCGCTGTCccacggcggcggcggcgggggcggcggcggcggcggcgggggcgggggaggcggcgggggcggcggcgacGGCTCCCCCTGGTCCACCAGCCCCCTGGGCCAGCCGGACATCAAGCCCTCGGTGGTGGTACAGCAGGGCGGCCGAGGCGACGAGCTGCACGGGCCGGGCgccctgcagcagcagcagcagcagcaacagcagcagcagcagcaacagcagcagcagcagcggccaCCGCATCTGGTGCACCACGCCGCCAACCACCACCCGGGGCCCGGGGCATGGCGGAGCGCAGCGGCTGCGGCGCACCTCCCGCCCTCCATGGGGGCGTCCAACGGCGGTTTGCTCTACTCGCAGCCCAGCTTCACCGTGAACGGCATGCTGGGCGCCGGCGGGCAGCCGGCGGGGCTGCACCACCACGGCCTGCGGGACGCGCACGACGAACCACACCACGCGGACCACCATCCGCACCCGCACTCGCACGCGCACCAGCAGCcaccgcccccgccgcccccgcagGGCCCGCCCGGCCACCCGGGCGCGCACCACGACCCGCACTCGGATGAGGACACGCCGACCTCGGATGACCTGGAGCAGTTCGCCAAGCAGTTCAAGCAGCGGCGGATCAAACTGGGATTTACTCAAGCGGACGTGGGGCTGGCGCTGGGCACCCTCTACGGCAACGTGTTCTCGCAGACCACCATCTGCAGGTTTGAGGCCCTGCAGCTGAGCTTCAAGAACATGTGCAAGCTGAAGCCTTTGTTGAACAAGTGGTTGGAGGAGGCGGACTCGTCCTCGGGCAGCCCCACGAGCATAGACAAGATCGCAGCGCAGGGGCGCAAGAGGAAAAAGCGGACCTCCATCGAGGTGAGCGTCAAGGGGGCTCTGGAGAGCCATTTCCTCAAATGCCCCAAGCCCTCGGCCCAGGAGATCACCTCCCTCGCGGACAGCTTAcagctggagaaggaggtggtcAGAGTTTGGTTTTGTaacaggagacagaaagagaaaaggatgacCCCTCCCGGAGGGACTCTGCCGGGCGCCGAGGATGTGTACGGGGGGAGTAGGGACACGCCACCACACCACGGGGTGCAGACACCCGTCCAGTGA